A window of the Vicinamibacteria bacterium genome harbors these coding sequences:
- the icd gene encoding NADP-dependent isocitrate dehydrogenase → MPYKLVTVPDAGERIAFREGRLQVPHQPIVPFIEGDGTGPDIWRASVRVFDAAVAKAYAGKRRIQWMEVFAGEKSQERFQSWLPDETVEAFREFLIGIKGPLTTPVGGGFRSLNVALRQLLDLYVCLRPVRWFKGVPSPVKHPEKVDMVIFRENTEDIYAGIEFESGSKEAQKVLAFLEETFPLLYKKIRFPATTALGIKPVSREGTERLVKAAVRYAIANRRKSVTLVHKGNIMKFTEGGFRSWGYATAEETFPQETWSWERTARVKEEQGAAAAAAAEKAAAGRVIIKDAIADITLQQVLTRPDEFDVIATPNLNGDYLSDALAAQVGGIGIAPGGNINYESGHAVFEATHGTAPKYANQDKVNPGSVILSGEMMLRYMGWTEAADRIVRGMDGAIGNRAVTYDFARLMEGAREVSCSGFADAVIAHMGT, encoded by the coding sequence ATGCCCTACAAGCTGGTGACGGTGCCGGACGCGGGGGAGAGGATCGCCTTTCGGGAGGGCCGGCTGCAGGTGCCCCACCAGCCCATCGTGCCCTTCATCGAGGGGGACGGCACCGGCCCCGATATCTGGCGGGCCAGCGTGCGGGTCTTCGACGCCGCGGTAGCCAAGGCCTACGCGGGGAAACGCAGGATCCAGTGGATGGAGGTCTTTGCGGGCGAGAAGAGCCAGGAGCGGTTCCAAAGCTGGCTGCCGGACGAGACGGTGGAGGCTTTCCGCGAGTTCCTGATCGGGATCAAGGGCCCCCTCACCACCCCCGTGGGGGGCGGCTTCCGCTCCCTGAACGTGGCTCTGCGGCAGCTGCTCGACCTCTACGTCTGCCTGCGGCCGGTGCGCTGGTTCAAGGGCGTGCCCTCCCCGGTCAAGCATCCCGAGAAGGTGGACATGGTCATCTTCCGGGAGAACACGGAGGATATCTACGCGGGCATCGAGTTCGAGAGCGGGTCAAAGGAGGCCCAGAAGGTCCTGGCCTTCCTGGAGGAGACGTTCCCCCTCCTGTATAAGAAGATCCGCTTCCCCGCCACCACCGCCCTCGGGATCAAGCCCGTCTCCCGGGAGGGGACGGAGCGGCTGGTGAAGGCGGCCGTGCGCTACGCCATCGCCAACCGCCGGAAGAGCGTCACCCTCGTCCACAAGGGCAACATCATGAAGTTTACGGAGGGCGGCTTCCGAAGCTGGGGCTACGCCACCGCCGAGGAGACCTTCCCCCAGGAGACGTGGAGCTGGGAGCGCACCGCCCGTGTCAAGGAGGAGCAGGGAGCGGCAGCGGCGGCGGCCGCGGAGAAGGCGGCCGCGGGCCGGGTCATCATCAAAGACGCCATCGCCGACATCACCCTCCAGCAGGTCCTGACCCGCCCCGACGAGTTCGACGTCATCGCCACCCCGAACTTGAACGGCGACTACCTCTCCGACGCCCTGGCCGCTCAGGTGGGCGGAATCGGCATCGCCCCCGGCGGCAACATCAACTACGAATCCGGTCACGCCGTCTTCGAAGCCACCCACGGCACCGCCCCCAAGTACGCGAACCAGGACAAGGTGAACCCCGGCTCGGTCATCCTCTCCGGGGAGATGATGCTCCGCTATATGGGCTGGACGGAGGCCGCGGACCGCATCGTGCGGGGGATGGACGGGGCCATCGGCAACCGCGCCGTCACTTACGACTTCGCCCGCCTCATGGAGGGCGCGCGCGAGGTCTCCTGCAGCGGCTTCGCGGACGCGGTCATCGCCCACATGGGGACCTGA
- the hemG gene encoding protoporphyrinogen oxidase, whose translation MKRVAIVGGGVAGLALAQALDKKGGRARGVEGLVLERSPRTGGNIRSEIAGGYLLEAGPNGFLDSVPETLDLVRELGLEGELLPSHDRARRRYIFRKGRLHPLPPGPGAFLASDLLSWSGKLRLALEPLARPRPDGDETIHAFASRRLGRQAAEVLVDPMVSGVFGGDSRRLSLKACFPALWQMETDHGGLLRALLAKMWKKGKGKRREPGGAPRGRLTSFREGTETLVRALARARGGALQTGVLVSGLTPAGGGYELALDGGGRVAADAVVLTGGAGESARIVEGLDKELASLLRGIPSAPLAVACLGYLESSLPRALDGFGFLIPRGEGPRILGVLWDSSIYPGRAPSGRVLLRAMIGGAHDEEVLALDDAALLSLVRKDLKTTMGLDADPVFVRIYRHPRGIPQYTVGHLDRLARAEARLERYPGVYLAGCAYRGVAINSCVAEAGPLAGRILSRLSPD comes from the coding sequence GTGAAACGGGTGGCGATCGTGGGGGGCGGCGTGGCCGGCCTGGCTCTGGCCCAGGCCCTCGACAAGAAGGGCGGCCGCGCCCGCGGCGTGGAGGGACTCGTGCTGGAGCGTTCCCCCCGGACGGGAGGGAACATCCGGAGCGAGATAGCGGGCGGGTATCTCTTGGAGGCGGGACCGAACGGCTTCCTGGACAGCGTGCCCGAGACGTTGGACCTTGTCCGGGAACTGGGCCTGGAGGGCGAGCTTCTCCCGAGCCACGACCGCGCCCGGAGGCGCTACATCTTCCGGAAGGGCCGGCTCCATCCCCTGCCCCCCGGTCCGGGAGCGTTCCTCGCGAGCGACCTTTTGTCGTGGTCGGGAAAGCTGCGCCTGGCCCTCGAGCCCCTGGCCCGACCGCGACCGGATGGCGATGAGACGATCCATGCCTTTGCCTCCCGGCGCCTCGGGCGGCAGGCGGCGGAGGTCTTGGTCGACCCCATGGTGTCGGGAGTGTTCGGGGGCGACTCGCGGCGTCTCTCTCTCAAGGCCTGCTTTCCGGCCCTGTGGCAGATGGAGACCGACCACGGCGGTCTCCTCCGTGCCCTTCTCGCCAAGATGTGGAAGAAGGGGAAAGGCAAGAGAAGGGAGCCCGGGGGCGCTCCCCGCGGGCGCCTCACCTCCTTTCGGGAAGGGACGGAAACCCTGGTGCGGGCCCTCGCCCGCGCCCGGGGGGGCGCGCTCCAGACCGGCGTCCTCGTGAGCGGCCTCACGCCCGCAGGCGGCGGATACGAGCTCGCACTGGACGGGGGCGGGAGGGTGGCCGCGGACGCGGTGGTCCTCACGGGGGGCGCGGGGGAGAGCGCCCGCATCGTCGAGGGGCTGGACAAGGAGCTCGCTTCCCTCCTCCGCGGGATCCCGAGCGCTCCCCTGGCCGTGGCTTGCCTGGGCTACCTGGAGTCGAGCCTGCCGCGCGCCTTGGACGGCTTCGGCTTCCTGATCCCCCGAGGAGAAGGCCCGCGGATCCTGGGCGTCCTCTGGGACTCCAGCATCTACCCCGGGCGCGCCCCCTCCGGTCGCGTTCTCCTGCGGGCCATGATCGGGGGCGCCCACGACGAGGAGGTGCTCGCCCTCGACGACGCCGCCCTCCTCTCCCTCGTGCGGAAGGACCTCAAGACCACCATGGGCCTCGACGCCGATCCCGTCTTCGTCCGGATATACCGGCACCCGCGCGGGATCCCCCAGTACACCGTGGGTCATTTGGACCGGCTGGCGCGGGCGGAGGCGCGGCTCGAGCGTTATCCCGGAGTCTACCTGGCGGGCTGCGCCTACCGGGGCGTGGCCATCAATTCCTGCGTGGCGGAGGCGGGGCCCCTCGCCGGGCGCATCCTGAGCCGCCTCTCCCCGGACTAG
- the hemH gene encoding ferrochelatase, whose translation MGPAAEGSARPVGVLLFNLGGPPDLPSVEPFLVNLFSDRDIIELPLGRSLQPLLARLIAKARGPFVRRNYALIGGGSPQLRFTRAQAEALEARLGRGGARFRTVIAMRYWHPTTEEALLALAGEGILRVVTLTLYPHYSRATTGSSERELQRWLSRPGWEGRFRVTGIASYATDPTYLDALADTVRRALLGFPAERREGVVLLFSAHGLPQKLVAAGDPYVRETEATREGVLARLALGNRHLLGYQSRTGPVKWIGPGTDQILDLLGEEGVREVLVVPLSFVSDHIETLYEIDILFADRARRAGITDYRRSEPLGTHPLFIEALARLVERHLEEHP comes from the coding sequence ATGGGCCCGGCCGCGGAGGGTTCGGCGCGGCCGGTCGGCGTCCTGCTCTTCAACCTGGGAGGACCGCCGGACCTCCCCTCCGTCGAGCCCTTCCTCGTCAACCTCTTCTCGGACCGCGACATCATCGAACTTCCCCTGGGGAGATCCCTCCAGCCCCTCCTGGCCCGCCTCATCGCCAAGGCCCGCGGCCCCTTCGTGCGGCGGAACTACGCGCTCATCGGGGGGGGCTCGCCCCAGCTCCGCTTCACCCGCGCCCAGGCCGAAGCCCTGGAGGCCCGCCTCGGCCGCGGGGGCGCGCGATTCCGGACGGTCATCGCCATGCGCTACTGGCACCCCACGACGGAGGAGGCGCTCTTGGCCCTGGCCGGGGAGGGGATCCTTAGGGTCGTGACCCTCACCCTCTATCCTCACTACTCGAGGGCGACCACGGGCTCGTCGGAGCGGGAGCTCCAGCGATGGCTCTCCCGGCCGGGTTGGGAGGGCCGCTTCCGGGTGACCGGCATCGCCTCCTACGCCACGGATCCGACCTACCTCGACGCGCTCGCGGACACCGTGCGTCGGGCGCTCCTGGGTTTCCCCGCCGAGAGGCGGGAGGGGGTGGTGCTCCTCTTCAGCGCCCACGGCCTGCCCCAAAAGCTCGTCGCGGCCGGGGACCCCTACGTGCGCGAAACGGAGGCCACCCGGGAAGGGGTCCTCGCGCGCCTCGCCCTCGGCAACCGGCACCTCCTCGGCTACCAGTCCCGGACCGGGCCCGTCAAGTGGATCGGCCCCGGCACGGACCAGATCCTGGACCTCTTGGGGGAGGAGGGCGTCCGGGAGGTCCTGGTCGTCCCTCTCTCCTTCGTCTCCGACCACATCGAGACCCTCTACGAGATCGACATCCTCTTCGCGGACCGGGCCCGGCGGGCGGGAATCACGGACTATCGCCGCAGCGAGCCCCTGGGCACCCACCCCCTCTTCATCGAGGCCCTGGCCCGCCTCGTGGAGCGGCACCTCGAGGAGCATCCGTGA
- the hemN gene encoding oxygen-independent coproporphyrinogen III oxidase, with product MTMGKTSPDERGRISGSDPMGVPVTADLLREYDRPGPRYTSYPTAVEFAGSFDEAAYRRQLDAAAEKAEEPLSLYLHLPFCEERCSFCGCMVIITRRREVAAHYLGYLKREIEMLAARLKGRRRVVQYHWGGGTPTYLSVPQMTALHEAVTRHFDVQPGAEVAIEVDPRVTSREQIERLRELGFNRLSLGVQDFTPEVQQAINRIQSELETRALFEVARSLGYASINVDLIYGLPFQTRASFGRSVEAVVALRPDRVAVYSYAHVPWIRGNQKRIRPEDLPSRELKIELFLEAMERFLAAGYRQIGMDHFALAEDELARAAEQRRLHRNFMGYTTRPAADMVGLGVSAIGRVGAAFAQNTKKLSVYYAALEAGRFPIERGYLLDADDELRAHVITELMCNFHLERARVEARFGIDFDRYFAPELAELRAGPVAHGFLEVGGEGLLVTPKGRLFVRNLCMVFDRYLRARTLDKPVFSRTI from the coding sequence ATGACGATGGGCAAGACCTCACCCGACGAGCGGGGTCGGATTTCCGGCTCCGACCCCATGGGGGTCCCGGTGACCGCGGACCTTCTGCGCGAGTACGATCGACCCGGCCCGCGCTACACCTCCTACCCCACGGCGGTGGAGTTCGCAGGCTCCTTCGACGAAGCCGCCTACCGACGGCAGCTCGACGCGGCCGCGGAGAAGGCCGAGGAGCCCCTCTCCCTCTATCTCCACCTGCCCTTCTGCGAGGAGCGCTGCTCCTTCTGCGGGTGCATGGTCATCATCACCCGCCGGCGCGAGGTGGCCGCCCACTACCTCGGCTACTTGAAGCGCGAGATCGAGATGCTGGCCGCGCGGCTCAAGGGGCGCCGGCGGGTCGTGCAGTACCACTGGGGGGGCGGAACGCCGACCTACCTCTCGGTGCCCCAGATGACGGCCCTCCACGAGGCCGTGACGCGTCACTTCGACGTACAGCCGGGGGCGGAGGTCGCGATCGAGGTGGATCCCCGGGTCACCAGCCGGGAGCAGATCGAGCGGCTCCGCGAGTTGGGCTTCAACCGGCTCTCCCTGGGCGTGCAGGACTTCACGCCCGAGGTGCAGCAGGCCATCAACCGCATCCAGAGCGAGCTCGAGACCCGCGCCCTGTTCGAGGTGGCCCGCTCGCTCGGCTACGCCTCCATCAACGTCGACCTCATCTACGGTCTCCCCTTCCAGACCCGAGCCTCCTTCGGTCGCTCGGTGGAGGCGGTGGTCGCCCTGCGCCCGGACCGGGTGGCCGTCTACTCCTACGCCCACGTGCCCTGGATCCGGGGCAACCAGAAGCGGATCCGCCCCGAGGACCTGCCCTCGCGGGAGCTGAAGATCGAGCTCTTTCTCGAGGCCATGGAGCGCTTCCTGGCCGCCGGCTACCGGCAGATCGGCATGGATCACTTCGCGCTCGCCGAGGACGAGCTGGCGCGGGCGGCCGAGCAGAGACGGCTGCACCGGAACTTCATGGGGTACACGACGCGACCGGCCGCGGACATGGTCGGTTTGGGCGTCTCCGCCATCGGTCGCGTGGGTGCGGCCTTCGCCCAGAACACCAAGAAGCTCAGCGTCTACTACGCGGCCCTCGAGGCAGGGCGGTTTCCGATCGAGCGCGGCTACCTCTTGGACGCCGACGATGAGCTCCGCGCCCACGTGATCACGGAGCTCATGTGCAACTTTCACCTGGAGCGGGCCCGGGTGGAGGCCCGCTTCGGCATCGACTTCGACCGCTACTTCGCCCCCGAGCTCGCGGAGCTTCGGGCGGGCCCGGTGGCCCACGGCTTCCTGGAGGTGGGGGGGGAGGGCCTGCTCGTGACCCCCAAGGGGCGGCTCTTTGTCCGCAACCTCTGCATGGTCTTCGACCGCTACTTGCGGGCGCGGACCCTTGACAAGCCCGTCTTCTCCCGGACCATCTGA